The following proteins are encoded in a genomic region of Oncorhynchus keta strain PuntledgeMale-10-30-2019 chromosome 35, Oket_V2, whole genome shotgun sequence:
- the LOC118368308 gene encoding transforming growth factor beta-3 proprotein-like has translation MHLGKALLFFLLLNCVTMTLSLSTCTTVDIDHIKKKRVEAIRGQILSKLRMTSPPQTVGPNQVPFQVLALYNSTKELIEELGRDRQQSCGQDNTETEYYAKEIYKFNMINGPPENNDLPYCPKGITSKVFRFNVSAMEKNSTNLFRAEFRALRVPNSSAKRNEQRIELYQILRPDDHIAKQRYIGGKNALTKGMPEWVSFDVTDTVREWLMYRETNLGLEISVHCPCHTFNPNGDIIENVNEVLDVKFKGVEGDHDESRWDLSSRLKKQKEQLFPHLILMMLPPHRLDAQSSSRRRKRALDTNYCFSNYEENCCVRPLYIDFRQHLGWRWIHEPKGYYANFCSGPCPYLRSADTTHSSMLSLYNTLNPEASASPCCVPQDLEPLTILYYVGRTPKVEQLSNMIVKSCKCS, from the exons ATGCATTTGGGCAAAGCACTTCTGTTTTTCCTCCTGTTGAACTGTGTGACAATGACTTTGTCACTATCCACTTGCACCACTGTGGACATAGACCACATAAAGAAAAAGAGAGTAGAGGCAATCCGAGGACAGATTCTTAGTAAACTTCGAATGACCAGCCCGCCGCAAACAGTGGGTCCGAATCAGGTACCGTTTCAGGTGCTGGCGCTCTATAACAGTACGAAGGAGCTGATCGAGGAgttggggagagacagacagcaaagtTGTGGACAGGATAACACGGAGACTGAATATTACGCCAAAGAGATTTACAAGTTCAATATGATTAATGGACCACCAGAAAACA ATGACCTTCCCTACTGCCCCAAGGGCATCACCTCCAAGGTGTTCCGCTTCAATGTCTCGGCCATGGAGAAGAACTCCACCAACCTCTTCAGAGCCGAGTTCCGAGCCCTTCGTGTCCCCAACTCTAGCGCCAAGAGGAACGAGCAGAGGATTGAGCTCTACCAG ATCCTGCGGCCAGACGACCACATAGCCAAGCAGCGCTACATCGGGGGCAAGAATGCCCTGACCAAAGGAATGCCAGAGTGGGTCTCTTTCGATGTCACAGACACAGTCAGGGAATGGCTTATGTACCGAG AGACCAACCTGGGCTTGGAGATCAGTGTGCACTGCCCCTGCCACACCTTCAACCCCAATGGTGACATCATCGAAAATGTCAACGAGGTGCTAGATGTGAAGTTCAAAG GTGTGGAGGGTGACCACGATGAGAGTCGCTGGGACCTGAGTAGCAGACTGAAGAAGCAGAAGGAGCAGCTCTTCCCTCACCTCATCCTCATGATGCTGCCCCCTCACAGGCTAGACGCCCAGTCCTCATCCCGCAGACGCAAGAGAGCCCTGGACACCAACTACTGCTTCTC TAACTATGAAGAGAACTGCTGTGTGCGACCCCTCTACATTGACTTCCGCCAGCATCTGGGCTGGAGGTGGATCCACGAGCCGAAGGGATACTATGCCAACTTCTGCTCCGGGCCCTGCCCTTACCTACGGAGCGCAGACACCACACACAGCTCG ATGCTGAGTCTGTACAACACCCTGAACCCTGAGGCGTCTGCCTCTCCCTGCTGTGTGCCTCAGGACCTGGAGCCCCTCACCATCCTCTACTACGTGGGCCGCACCCCCAAGGTGGAGCAGCTCTCCAACATGATCGTCAAGTCCTGCAAGTGCAGCTAA